The following proteins are co-located in the Streptococcus anginosus genome:
- the pepF gene encoding oligoendopeptidase F, translating to MAKQRNEIEEKYTWDLTTIFPTDEAFEAELTQVSKELKEASSLAGHLLGSADSLLKTTEIQLDLMRRIEKLYSYAHMKNDQDTRVAKYQEYQAKGMAIYSEFGQAFAFYEPEFMAITDEQYQTFLAEKPELQIYQHFFDKLLQKKPHILSQREEELLAGAGEIFSAAGDTFGILDNADIVFPTVHDEEGNEVQLTHGNYISLVESKNRTVRKEAYEALYSVYEQYQHTYAKTLQTNVKVHNYNAKVRNFSSAREAALSANFIPESVYDSLVSAVNKHLPLLHRYIALRAKILGLSDLKMYDLYTPLSEADYKFTYEEALTKAEEVLAILGDDYLSRVKKAFSERWIDVHENQGKRSGAYSGGSYDTNAFMLLNWQDTLDNLFTLVHETGHSMHSSYTRETQPYVYGDYSIFLAEIASTTNENILTEKLLEEVDDDQTRFAILNHFLDGFRGTVFRQTQFAEFEHAIHKADQEGQVLTSEFLNDLYADLNEKYYGLTKEDNPQIQYEWARIPHFYYDYYVFQYSTGFSAASALADKIVNGTQEDKEKYLNYLKAGNSDYPLNVIKKAGVDMEKEDYLNAAFAVFERRLDEFEALVEKLGLA from the coding sequence ATGGCAAAACAAAGAAATGAAATTGAAGAAAAATACACTTGGGACCTAACAACGATTTTCCCAACAGATGAAGCTTTTGAGGCAGAGTTAACTCAAGTTTCAAAAGAATTAAAAGAAGCCAGCAGCTTAGCCGGTCATCTTTTGGGCTCAGCTGACAGCCTCTTAAAAACAACAGAAATCCAGTTGGACTTGATGCGTCGTATCGAAAAACTCTATTCCTATGCTCACATGAAAAATGACCAAGATACACGCGTGGCAAAATACCAAGAATACCAAGCCAAAGGAATGGCCATTTATAGTGAGTTCGGACAGGCCTTTGCTTTCTATGAGCCAGAATTTATGGCAATCACAGACGAGCAATATCAGACTTTCTTAGCTGAAAAGCCTGAATTGCAAATCTATCAGCACTTCTTTGATAAGCTGCTGCAAAAGAAACCTCACATCCTTTCTCAACGTGAGGAAGAATTGTTGGCAGGTGCTGGTGAAATTTTTAGTGCTGCAGGTGATACTTTTGGAATCTTGGACAATGCCGATATTGTCTTTCCAACCGTACATGACGAAGAAGGAAATGAAGTGCAATTGACGCACGGAAATTACATTAGTTTAGTGGAGTCGAAAAATCGTACAGTCCGCAAGGAAGCTTATGAAGCGCTTTACAGCGTCTATGAGCAATATCAACACACTTACGCCAAGACTCTCCAAACGAATGTTAAAGTTCATAATTACAATGCCAAAGTTCGTAATTTTTCTTCTGCGCGTGAAGCTGCCTTGTCTGCTAACTTTATTCCAGAAAGTGTTTATGATAGCTTAGTGTCTGCGGTAAACAAACATTTGCCACTCTTACATCGCTACATTGCGCTACGTGCAAAGATTTTAGGTCTTTCTGATTTGAAAATGTACGACCTCTATACACCATTGTCAGAAGCAGATTACAAATTTACCTATGAAGAAGCTTTGACAAAAGCAGAAGAAGTTTTAGCGATTCTCGGAGATGATTATCTTAGTCGAGTGAAAAAGGCCTTTTCAGAGCGCTGGATTGATGTTCATGAGAATCAAGGCAAACGCTCAGGAGCTTATTCTGGCGGTTCTTACGATACCAATGCTTTTATGTTGCTCAACTGGCAAGATACGTTGGACAATCTTTTCACGCTGGTTCATGAAACGGGTCACAGCATGCATTCCAGCTATACTCGTGAAACACAGCCGTACGTTTACGGAGATTATTCTATTTTCTTAGCTGAGATTGCTTCTACGACCAATGAAAATATCCTTACGGAGAAATTATTGGAAGAAGTAGATGATGATCAAACCCGCTTTGCGATTCTGAATCATTTCTTGGACGGTTTCCGTGGAACTGTTTTCCGCCAAACTCAATTTGCCGAGTTTGAACATGCCATTCACAAAGCTGACCAAGAAGGTCAAGTCTTGACGAGTGAGTTTTTGAATGATTTGTACGCAGATTTGAATGAAAAATATTATGGCTTGACGAAAGAGGACAACCCACAAATTCAATATGAATGGGCACGGATTCCACATTTCTACTATGATTACTATGTTTTCCAATACTCAACCGGTTTCTCAGCTGCTTCTGCCTTAGCAGATAAGATTGTTAACGGAACGCAAGAAGATAAAGAGAAGTATCTCAACTACTTGAAAGCAGGAAATTCTGATTATCCGCTAAATGTCATTAAAAAAGCTGGTGTAGATATGGAAAAAGAAGACTACCTCAATGCTGCCTTTGCAGTCTTTGAACGTCGTCTTGATGAATTTGAAGCACTCGTAGAAAAGTTAGGACTGGCATAA
- a CDS encoding MFS transporter: MFRKFQNSYFAYFLMYNFYFLSYSLFSTLISVYMLDKGYSASQVSLVVSASFFSSMIVQPIMGVLNDAIGIKKVTIYSFLLIIVGAIFFTQANNLLLLTIWYSAVLMLVNGVNPVMDVLAAQSPYTYGKIRIWGTFGYAMGSQLAGLIYKFISPQAIFIVFIGMMCVSILGVLGIDPKHDQPRKKTKQTKNDSYIGQIFKNKTYLFYLVIVALYSGVGNTGHTYIPSMLEHSGLSVNVATTVVAISVICESPLIFFSYLFMDKLPIKKLLYIPLLILLLQYVIYGLDLGLTSKILLTLMSKHATGMLLIMVTLKIVANVVDEKYMVTAIALVQTARNLGTILIQNIAGDIIDKSGYEMMSFFLAGVMIVVLVLAFFLKVPNKPNQKLFG, translated from the coding sequence ATGTTTAGGAAATTTCAAAATAGCTATTTTGCTTATTTTTTGATGTATAATTTTTATTTTTTATCGTATTCGCTTTTTTCGACTTTAATTTCAGTTTATATGCTGGATAAGGGCTATTCAGCTAGCCAGGTTTCGCTGGTTGTTTCCGCCTCGTTCTTTTCTTCAATGATTGTACAGCCTATCATGGGTGTTTTGAATGACGCGATTGGCATTAAAAAAGTAACCATTTATAGTTTCCTTCTGATTATTGTGGGAGCAATCTTTTTCACGCAAGCCAATAATCTCTTGCTGTTGACAATTTGGTATAGTGCTGTTTTAATGTTGGTAAATGGTGTCAACCCTGTTATGGATGTGCTAGCGGCTCAAAGTCCTTATACTTATGGGAAAATCCGTATCTGGGGGACTTTTGGTTATGCAATGGGTTCGCAATTGGCAGGATTGATTTATAAATTCATCTCTCCTCAAGCGATTTTCATTGTGTTTATCGGCATGATGTGTGTGAGCATTCTTGGAGTGCTAGGGATTGATCCGAAACACGATCAACCTCGCAAAAAGACTAAACAAACGAAAAATGATTCCTATATTGGACAGATTTTTAAAAATAAAACATATTTGTTTTACCTCGTTATTGTAGCGCTCTATTCTGGAGTCGGGAATACTGGTCACACTTATATACCATCTATGTTAGAGCATAGTGGTTTAAGTGTCAATGTGGCGACGACTGTGGTAGCTATTTCTGTTATTTGTGAGTCGCCCTTGATCTTCTTTTCTTATCTTTTTATGGATAAACTTCCGATTAAAAAATTGCTTTATATTCCCCTGCTCATTTTGCTCTTACAGTATGTGATTTATGGTCTGGATTTGGGATTGACTTCCAAGATTCTTTTGACCTTGATGTCAAAGCACGCCACAGGAATGTTGTTGATTATGGTGACTTTAAAGATTGTTGCTAATGTAGTAGATGAAAAATATATGGTGACAGCTATTGCCCTTGTTCAAACAGCCCGAAATTTGGGAACCATTCTTATCCAAAATATTGCAGGAGACATTATTGACAAATCTGGCTATGAAATGATGAGCTTTTTCTTAGCTGGTGTGATGATTGTAGTGCTTGTTTTAGCCTTCTTTTTGAAAGTGCCAAACAAGCCAAATCAGAAATTATTCGGTTAA
- a CDS encoding LURP-one-related/scramblase family protein, with translation MRMTSSLNEGGTAVFRPSSSGLVFLRGTVMKTYLVKQKFRFGGEKFDIKDNRGNIDYQVEGSFLKIPKTFTIYDDKGEVVSQIQKTVLTVLPQFEIQLRNGSSFYIRKKFTFLRDKYEFDNLGLRIEGNIWDLEFRLLDAQGQVIAEISKELLHLMSTYQVVVYEDAYADLVISLCVAIDYVEALESSS, from the coding sequence ATGAGAATGACAAGTTCATTGAATGAAGGTGGTACCGCGGTTTTTCGCCCTTCGTCTAGTGGACTTGTCTTTTTGCGAGGAACCGTTATGAAGACCTATCTTGTAAAACAAAAATTTCGCTTTGGTGGTGAGAAATTTGACATCAAAGATAATCGTGGGAACATTGATTATCAAGTGGAGGGGAGCTTTTTAAAAATTCCCAAAACTTTTACGATTTATGATGACAAGGGTGAAGTGGTCAGCCAAATTCAAAAGACTGTGCTAACAGTCTTACCTCAATTTGAAATTCAATTGCGCAATGGTTCGAGTTTTTATATCCGTAAAAAATTTACCTTTTTACGAGATAAATATGAATTTGACAACTTAGGTCTGCGCATCGAGGGGAATATCTGGGATTTGGAATTTCGTCTGCTGGATGCGCAGGGACAAGTGATTGCAGAGATTTCAAAAGAACTCTTGCACCTGATGTCCACTTATCAAGTTGTAGTTTATGAAGATGCCTACGCGGATTTAGTGATTTCATTGTGTGTGGCTATTGACTATGTAGAAGCTCTTGAAAGTAGTTCTTAA
- the alaS gene encoding alanine--tRNA ligase produces the protein MKQLSSAQVRQMWLDFWASKGHAVEPSVSLVPVNDPTLLWINSGVATLKKYFDGTIIPENPRITNAQKAIRTNDIENVGKTARHHTMFEMLGNFSIGDYFRDEAIEWAFELLTSPEWFDFPKDKLYMTYYPDDHDSYNRWISVGVDPSHLIPIEDNFWEIGAGPSGPDTEIFFDRGEAFDPEHQGICLLAEDIENDRYIEIWNIVLSQFNADPAVPRSEYKELPHKNIDTGAGLERLVAVIQGAKTNFETDLFMPIIREVEKLSGKTYNPDGDNMSFKVIADHIRSLSFAIGDGALPGNEGRGYVLRRLLRRASMHGQKLGINEPFLYKLVPTVGKIMESYYPEVLEKQDFIEKIIKSEEESFARTLHSGQHFAQSIVEELKEKGQSVISGTDVFKLYDTYGFPVELTEEIAEEAGMTVDREGFEAAMKEQQERARASVVKGGSMGMQNETLQNITAESHFNYEKEALSAKLVAIVADDKEVEEVTSGKAYLVFAETPFYAEMGGQVADHGQIFDLAGNLVAQVVDVQKAPNGQPLHTVEVVAPLALNQEYKLEIDHNRRHRVMKNHTATHLLHAALHNVLGKHATQAGSLNEVEFLRFDFTHFQAVTAEELRRIEQEVNEKIWEAIDIKTIETDIDTAKEMGAMALFGEKYGKEVRVVTIGDYSIELCGGTHMKNTSEIGLFKIIKEEGIGSGTRRILAVTSKEAFEAYREEEDALKAIATTLKVPQMKEVSRKVEALQEQLRQLQKENAELKEKAAAAASGEVFKNVQEANGHSFIASKVSVSDAGALRTFADTWKQKDYSDVLVLVAAIGEKVNVLVASKTKDIHAGNLIKELAPIVNGRGGGKTDMAMAGGSNQAAIQELLTAVPEKL, from the coding sequence ATGAAACAATTATCAAGTGCTCAAGTACGCCAAATGTGGCTAGATTTTTGGGCTTCAAAAGGTCATGCTGTCGAACCGTCTGTTAGTCTAGTACCAGTCAATGACCCGACCCTACTCTGGATTAACTCTGGCGTAGCAACATTAAAGAAATATTTCGACGGGACCATTATTCCAGAAAATCCACGGATTACCAATGCGCAGAAAGCGATTCGGACGAATGACATTGAAAATGTCGGAAAAACAGCACGTCATCATACCATGTTTGAAATGCTGGGGAATTTTTCTATTGGTGATTATTTCCGTGATGAAGCGATTGAATGGGCTTTTGAGCTCCTGACTAGTCCTGAGTGGTTTGATTTTCCAAAAGACAAGCTCTACATGACTTACTATCCAGATGATCATGATTCTTATAATCGTTGGATTTCAGTTGGTGTCGATCCAAGTCATTTGATTCCAATTGAAGACAATTTCTGGGAAATTGGTGCAGGACCTTCTGGACCAGATACAGAAATCTTCTTTGACCGTGGGGAAGCATTTGACCCTGAACATCAAGGAATTTGTTTGCTTGCAGAAGATATTGAAAATGATCGTTATATTGAAATTTGGAATATTGTTTTGTCCCAATTCAATGCTGATCCAGCTGTTCCAAGAAGTGAATACAAGGAGCTGCCTCACAAAAATATTGATACGGGTGCAGGTCTAGAGCGTCTTGTAGCTGTTATTCAAGGGGCAAAAACTAATTTTGAAACAGACCTCTTTATGCCGATTATTCGTGAAGTAGAGAAGTTATCCGGTAAGACTTACAATCCAGACGGTGACAATATGAGCTTCAAGGTCATTGCAGACCATATCCGCTCTCTGTCATTTGCTATTGGCGATGGTGCGCTTCCAGGAAATGAAGGACGTGGTTATGTTTTGCGTCGCTTGCTCCGTCGTGCTTCTATGCATGGTCAAAAATTAGGAATCAATGAGCCTTTCCTTTACAAACTTGTTCCAACTGTCGGAAAAATTATGGAAAGCTATTATCCAGAAGTGCTTGAAAAGCAAGATTTTATCGAAAAAATCATCAAAAGTGAAGAAGAGTCCTTTGCTCGCACGCTTCATTCCGGTCAACACTTTGCACAAAGCATTGTAGAAGAGTTAAAGGAAAAAGGACAGTCTGTTATTTCAGGAACGGATGTCTTTAAACTGTACGACACCTATGGTTTCCCAGTAGAATTGACCGAAGAAATTGCTGAAGAAGCTGGTATGACAGTAGACCGCGAAGGCTTTGAAGCTGCTATGAAAGAGCAACAAGAACGCGCACGGGCTAGTGTTGTTAAAGGTGGATCTATGGGCATGCAAAATGAAACCTTGCAAAACATTACAGCTGAAAGCCACTTTAACTATGAAAAAGAGGCTTTGTCTGCGAAGTTGGTTGCGATTGTGGCAGATGATAAAGAAGTAGAAGAAGTGACTTCTGGTAAAGCTTACCTCGTTTTTGCAGAAACGCCATTTTATGCTGAAATGGGCGGACAAGTAGCAGACCACGGACAAATCTTTGACCTTGCAGGCAATCTCGTTGCACAAGTCGTAGATGTTCAAAAAGCGCCGAATGGACAACCGCTCCATACGGTAGAAGTGGTAGCACCACTCGCATTAAACCAAGAGTATAAGCTTGAAATTGACCACAATCGTCGTCACCGTGTTATGAAGAATCACACAGCAACACACTTGCTTCATGCGGCTCTTCACAATGTTTTAGGTAAACACGCAACGCAAGCAGGCTCTCTCAATGAAGTAGAATTTCTTCGTTTTGACTTCACTCATTTCCAAGCAGTTACAGCAGAAGAGCTACGTCGCATTGAGCAAGAAGTTAATGAAAAAATTTGGGAAGCGATTGACATCAAAACGATTGAAACAGACATTGATACGGCTAAAGAAATGGGTGCGATGGCTCTCTTTGGAGAAAAATACGGAAAAGAAGTTCGTGTGGTGACAATTGGAGATTACTCTATTGAGTTGTGTGGCGGTACTCACATGAAAAATACTTCTGAAATTGGTCTTTTCAAGATTATCAAAGAAGAGGGAATTGGCTCAGGAACTCGTCGCATTCTTGCGGTAACCAGCAAAGAAGCATTTGAAGCTTACCGTGAGGAAGAAGATGCTTTGAAAGCTATTGCAACGACATTGAAAGTTCCACAAATGAAAGAAGTTTCTCGTAAAGTTGAAGCCTTGCAAGAACAACTTCGTCAATTGCAAAAAGAAAATGCTGAGCTGAAAGAAAAAGCAGCTGCCGCTGCTTCAGGTGAAGTCTTCAAGAATGTTCAGGAAGCTAATGGACACAGCTTTATTGCCAGCAAAGTTTCTGTATCTGATGCAGGTGCTCTACGCACTTTTGCAGACACTTGGAAACAAAAAGACTATTCAGACGTTCTTGTACTTGTGGCAGCCATTGGTGAGAAAGTGAATGTCCTTGTGGCTAGCAAGACAAAAGATATTCATGCTGGCAATTTAATCAAAGAACTTGCTCCAATCGTAAATGGTCGTGGTGGTGGTAAAACAGACATGGCTATGGCTGGAGGAAGCAACCAAGCAGCTATTCAAGAATTACTTACAGCTGTTCCTGAAAAATTGTAA
- a CDS encoding competence protein CoiA, producing the protein MLMACQENGKMLNAVEDRVNPPGRFLCPACKEAVRFKNGKVMRPHFAHISLKECHFYTENESAEHLNLKAALFTWARKSNHAIQVEAYLPELQQIADLLVEKQIVLEVQCSSLSQKRLKERTESYRQHGYRVLWLLGKKLWLKNTLTNLQKDFLYFSQNMGFHMWELDEQKQLLRLKYLIHEDLHGKVQYKEKSFAFGKGNLLDIFRQPFCKQEMTSFLAKEDKNICSYVRQQLYYQQPKWMKWQAELYQTGDNLLTKTASDFYPQVQPVRSSSFCQIFQDLTPYYQQFSAYYEKEKNKNLQILYPPAFYAKIFGNIYDRIGRTEEILWQNKEMKLKKNTLGT; encoded by the coding sequence ATGTTAATGGCTTGTCAGGAAAACGGAAAAATGCTAAATGCTGTGGAAGATAGGGTAAATCCACCGGGTAGGTTTCTCTGCCCGGCTTGTAAGGAAGCGGTGCGATTTAAAAATGGCAAGGTGATGCGACCGCATTTTGCTCATATTTCTTTAAAAGAATGTCATTTTTATACGGAAAATGAAAGCGCAGAACACTTGAATTTGAAAGCTGCTTTGTTTACTTGGGCTAGAAAATCCAATCATGCGATTCAAGTAGAAGCTTATTTACCAGAATTGCAGCAAATCGCAGATTTGTTAGTTGAAAAACAAATTGTGCTTGAAGTTCAGTGTAGCTCACTTAGTCAAAAACGCTTAAAAGAGCGTACGGAAAGTTATCGTCAGCATGGCTATCGCGTTCTTTGGCTCTTGGGAAAGAAACTTTGGCTGAAAAATACTTTGACCAATTTACAAAAGGATTTTCTCTATTTCAGTCAAAATATGGGCTTTCATATGTGGGAATTGGACGAACAAAAACAGCTTTTGAGGCTTAAATACTTGATTCATGAAGATTTGCATGGCAAGGTTCAGTATAAGGAGAAAAGTTTTGCTTTTGGTAAAGGAAACCTTTTAGACATCTTTCGTCAGCCATTCTGCAAGCAGGAAATGACGAGTTTTCTGGCAAAAGAAGATAAAAATATTTGCAGTTATGTGCGCCAGCAGCTCTACTATCAGCAGCCCAAATGGATGAAATGGCAGGCAGAATTGTATCAAACGGGTGATAATTTATTAACCAAAACGGCTAGTGACTTTTATCCGCAAGTCCAACCTGTTCGTTCCAGCTCTTTCTGTCAGATTTTTCAGGATCTCACGCCTTATTACCAGCAATTTTCAGCTTATTATGAAAAAGAAAAAAATAAAAATCTTCAAATTCTCTATCCTCCAGCCTTTTATGCAAAGATTTTTGGCAATATTTATGATAGAATAGGAAGGACGGAGGAAATTTTATGGCAAAACAAAGAAATGAAATTGAAGAAAAATACACTTGGGACCTAA
- a CDS encoding O-methyltransferase produces MVESYSKNANHNMRRPVVKEEIVDFMRTRQKQVSGSLKELETFAHAENIPIIPHETVAYFRFLLETLQPEKILEIGTAIGFSALLMAEHAPQAQITTIDRNPEMIAFAKANFSKFDKRRQITLLEGDAMDILPHLKDCYDFVFMDSAKSKYVVFLPEVLKRLSSGGIIIIDDVFQGGDVTKEMSEVRRGQRTIYRGLHQLFDKTLDQPDLIATLLPLGDGILMIRKK; encoded by the coding sequence ATGGTTGAATCCTATAGTAAAAATGCCAATCACAATATGCGTCGTCCCGTTGTCAAAGAAGAAATCGTCGATTTTATGCGGACACGGCAAAAGCAAGTTTCGGGCTCCTTAAAAGAGCTCGAAACTTTTGCTCATGCAGAAAATATTCCCATTATTCCTCACGAAACAGTTGCCTATTTTCGTTTTCTGTTAGAAACTTTACAGCCAGAAAAGATTTTGGAAATTGGAACAGCCATTGGCTTTTCAGCTCTTTTAATGGCAGAACATGCACCGCAGGCTCAAATTACAACGATTGATCGAAATCCAGAAATGATTGCTTTTGCCAAAGCGAACTTTTCCAAGTTTGATAAGCGTAGGCAAATTACATTGCTGGAAGGAGATGCAATGGATATTCTTCCTCATTTGAAAGATTGCTATGACTTTGTCTTTATGGACTCTGCTAAGTCCAAATACGTTGTCTTTCTGCCAGAAGTTCTGAAGCGCCTTTCTTCAGGAGGAATTATCATCATAGATGATGTTTTTCAAGGTGGAGATGTCACAAAGGAGATGAGTGAAGTGCGTCGAGGCCAACGAACGATTTATCGAGGGTTGCACCAATTATTTGATAAAACACTAGATCAACCTGACTTGATTGCAACTTTGTTGCCTCTTGGTGACGGCATTCTGATGATTAGAAAAAAATGA
- the prsA gene encoding peptidylprolyl isomerase PrsA codes for MKKKILAGAITLLSVVTLAACSQAGGKDIITMKGNTITVNDFYNKVKNNAAAQQVLLNMTIQEVFEKSYGKHVTEKEVNETFNKSKSTYGTAFQQVLARAGLTEDTYREQIRTNKLVEYAVKKAAEKELTDANYKKAYESYTPEVTAQIIKVDSQDKAKEVLEKAKAEGADFGQIAKENSTDTKTKDKGGEVKFDSASTDVPDAVKKAAFALEANGISDVITVKSSTYSSSYYIVKLNSKSEKSANWKDYKKQLKNVILTQKQNDRTFIQKIVAKELQAANIKVKDQAFQSLFSQYVKSDSKSTSSSSSSSK; via the coding sequence ATGAAGAAAAAAATTCTAGCAGGAGCCATTACGCTTTTGTCAGTTGTAACATTAGCGGCATGCTCGCAAGCTGGTGGTAAAGATATTATCACGATGAAAGGAAATACAATTACTGTCAATGATTTCTATAACAAAGTAAAAAATAATGCAGCTGCTCAACAAGTACTTCTCAATATGACCATTCAAGAAGTTTTTGAAAAGAGCTATGGTAAACATGTTACAGAAAAAGAAGTCAATGAAACGTTCAATAAGAGTAAGAGCACTTACGGAACTGCTTTCCAACAAGTATTGGCAAGAGCAGGATTGACGGAAGATACTTATCGTGAACAAATCAGAACCAATAAATTGGTCGAATATGCTGTCAAAAAAGCAGCTGAAAAAGAATTGACAGATGCAAACTATAAAAAAGCATACGAATCTTATACACCAGAAGTGACTGCTCAAATCATCAAAGTTGACAGTCAAGACAAGGCAAAGGAAGTACTGGAAAAAGCTAAAGCTGAAGGTGCTGATTTCGGACAAATTGCCAAGGAAAATTCTACGGATACGAAGACCAAAGATAAGGGTGGGGAAGTGAAGTTTGACTCAGCTTCGACAGATGTTCCAGATGCTGTTAAAAAGGCGGCTTTTGCTCTTGAAGCAAACGGTATTTCGGATGTTATCACCGTTAAATCATCAACTTATTCTTCAAGTTATTATATTGTGAAACTAAATAGTAAATCTGAAAAATCAGCAAACTGGAAAGACTACAAGAAACAACTGAAAAATGTTATCTTGACACAAAAACAAAATGATCGCACCTTTATTCAAAAAATTGTTGCCAAAGAATTACAAGCAGCCAATATTAAGGTGAAAGATCAAGCTTTCCAAAGTCTATTCTCACAATATGTCAAGTCAGATAGCAAATCAACATCTAGCTCGTCATCTTCATCAAAATAA